One window of Saimiri boliviensis isolate mSaiBol1 chromosome 4, mSaiBol1.pri, whole genome shotgun sequence genomic DNA carries:
- the CLDN20 gene encoding claudin-20, whose product MASAGLQLLAFILALSGVSGVLTATLLPNWKVNVDVGSNIVTAIVQLHGLWMDCTWYSTGMFSCALKHSILSLPIHVQAARATMVLACFLSALGICTSTVGLKCTRLGGDRETKSHASFAGGVCFMSAGISSLIPTVWYTKEIIANFLDLTVPESNKHEPGGAIYIGFISAMLLFISGMIFCTSCIKRNPEAWLNPPTQQPISTTQPENNSTHNLKDYV is encoded by the coding sequence ATGGCCTCGGCAGGACTCCAGCTCCTTGCTTTCATCCTGGCCTTATCCGGGGTCTCTGGAGTGCTCACCGCCACTCTGTTGCCTAACTGGAAGGTGAATGTAGATGTGGGCTCCAACATCGTAACAGCCATTGTGCAGCTGCACGGGCTCTGGATGGATTGTACGTGGTACAGCACCGGGATGTTCAGCTGTGCCCTGAAACACTCCATTCTGTCCCTCCCCATTCACGTGCAGGCTGCGAGAGCCACCATGGTCCTGGCGTGTTTTCTGTCTGCTTTGGGGATCTGCACTTCCACAGTAGGACTGAAATGTACTCGCTTAGGAGGGGACAGAGAAACCAAGAGCCATGCTTCCTTTGCTGGAGGAGTCTGTTTCATGTCTGCAGGAATCTCCAGTTTAATCCCGACAGTGTGGTACACAAAGGAGATCATAGCAAACTTTCTGGATCTGACAGTTCCAGAAAGCAACAAACACGAACCTGGAGGAGCTATCTATATTGGATTCATTTCAGCAATGCTGTTGTTTATCTCTGGCATGATTTTCTGCACCTCCTGTATAAAAAGGAATCCAGAAGCTTGGCTCAACCCACCCACGCAGCAGCCTATCTCTACCACACAGCCAGAGAACAATTCCACACACAACCTGAAGGATTATGTGTAA